In the genome of [Mycoplasma] phocae, one region contains:
- the dnaA gene encoding chromosomal replication initiator protein DnaA, with the protein MKTSKDLQTDLKVNNISFQNELKNNSSDPFIYNQILSNIHIVHEQDDNVYLLCPESLSLYIKSSHNTNVSRAIRNVYERAVNVIFITNLNELNSLNIVKNNQDQVLKNKKLSNDIKHDLTFENYAVGKFNQIVLKAAKAICENTKIIYSPLFIHSPSGLGKTHLLHAIGNELKKTNRSCLYINPDLFTRQLVEQLKLKNHAQINKIVDEVTNYDCLMFDDVQQYGNKENTLNVLFNIINTMITNRKQIIICGDKKPNDLGGFEQRFITRFNGGLTLEIAVPDIEDVINILKFKLKENNINPELWEDESLRFIARNFSNSIRSIEGAINRIKLFSEGDDYFTYDLRTMKSIFHNVTQIKENITPERIIDVVSKYYKIDRRKITSNSRKENIVIARRIAVYLIKNNFSYTLKDIGKMVGNQSHSTVIVSIHWIDKNIKINPTLKLAIEKIKENLRMII; encoded by the coding sequence ATGAAGACATCTAAAGATTTACAAACTGATCTTAAAGTTAATAATATTTCATTTCAAAATGAATTGAAAAATAATTCTAGCGATCCTTTTATTTATAATCAAATTCTATCAAATATTCACATTGTACATGAGCAAGATGATAATGTTTATTTGTTATGCCCTGAAAGTTTATCATTATACATCAAATCATCACATAATACAAATGTATCTCGGGCAATTAGAAATGTATACGAAAGGGCAGTTAACGTAATTTTTATTACTAACTTAAATGAGCTAAATTCACTAAATATTGTTAAAAATAATCAAGACCAGGTTTTAAAAAATAAAAAATTATCCAATGACATAAAGCATGATTTAACTTTTGAAAATTATGCTGTTGGTAAATTTAATCAAATTGTACTAAAGGCAGCCAAAGCAATATGCGAAAATACAAAAATTATTTATTCTCCACTATTTATACATTCACCAAGTGGTCTTGGGAAAACCCATCTACTTCATGCGATTGGAAATGAATTAAAAAAAACCAACCGTTCATGTTTGTATATTAACCCCGACTTATTTACTCGGCAATTAGTTGAACAACTCAAATTAAAAAATCATGCTCAAATAAACAAAATTGTCGATGAGGTTACTAATTATGATTGTTTAATGTTTGATGATGTTCAACAGTATGGAAATAAAGAGAATACCTTAAATGTCTTATTTAATATTATTAACACAATGATAACTAATCGGAAACAGATAATAATTTGTGGTGATAAAAAACCTAATGATTTAGGAGGATTTGAACAAAGATTTATTACTAGATTTAATGGTGGATTAACTCTTGAAATTGCTGTGCCAGACATTGAAGATGTCATCAATATTTTAAAATTTAAGTTAAAAGAAAATAATATTAATCCTGAGCTTTGAGAAGATGAAAGTTTACGATTTATTGCTAGAAATTTTTCTAATTCAATTCGAAGTATTGAAGGAGCAATTAATCGGATAAAATTATTTTCAGAAGGTGACGATTACTTCACTTATGATCTAAGAACAATGAAAAGTATTTTTCATAACGTTACTCAAATTAAAGAAAATATTACTCCAGAGAGAATTATTGATGTAGTAAGTAAATATTACAAGATTGATAGAAGAAAAATTACTAGCAATTCTCGAAAAGAAAATATTGTTATTGCTCGAAGAATTGCCGTTTATCTGATTAAAAACAATTTTAGTTATACTTTAAAAGATATTGGTAAAATGGTAGGCAATCAATCACATTCAACAGTTATTGTTTCGATTCATTGGATTGATAAAAATATTAAGATTAACCCAACACTAAAACTTGCAATTGAAAAAATAAAAGAAAATTTACGAATGATTATATAA